The proteins below are encoded in one region of Apium graveolens cultivar Ventura chromosome 4, ASM990537v1, whole genome shotgun sequence:
- the LOC141718291 gene encoding uncharacterized protein LOC141718291, which produces MASKKTSYIGKNTSPRRNNVTPLRQPPPPPHHKVINFISGGSEVCGSTYSQANRASREINIRVTEVGVGNDNIPSLMFGESDKKNIREPQQDGLVISLPVGNCLIKRILVDNGSAANIMMLSTLTQMGLAESDMIKKSTTLVGFSGETKRTLGEITLPTYAQEVNLLELFCIIDVDSSYNIIMGRPWIHNLKAVPSTYHQVLKFPTPWGAQEIRGDQTMAQDCYMMCLKPTVQHQGDKTPVATVTGPEQLAEVDLTAGDKKVLIGEDLSPTIEANLINPSYTHVQQKRRKFAVDRNKIINDEVERLIKAGMIKEVNYPEWLANVVIIQKKNGKWRVCVDYTDLNKACPKDPYPLPHIDTMVDSMAGHELLTFLDASSGFIQIQMELSDCEKTAFITDRGIYYYLAMPFGLRNAGATFQRLVNKMFKEQIGRIMEVYIDDMVNK; this is translated from the exons ATGGCATCAAAGAAAACATCTTATATTGGAAAAAATACGTCTCCGAGAAGAAACAACGTGACACCATTGAGACaaccaccacctccaccacatCACAAGGTGATCAACTTCATCTCGGGAGGGTCAGAAGTATGTGGATCAACATATTCACAGGCCAATAGAGCATCCAGAGAAATAAACATACGAGTCACAGAAGTGGGGGTTGGCAATGACAATATACCATCCTTAATGTTTGGCGAATCAGACAAAAAGAATATACGAGAACCACAACAAGATGGGTTAGTCATCTCATTACCCGTGGGAAACTGTTTAATCAAAAGAATATTAGTGGACAATGGGAGTGCTGCCAACATCATGATGTTGAGCACGTTGACACAAATGGGATTAGCAGAAAGTGACATGATCAAGAAGTCGACAACATTAGTGGGGTTCAGTGGTGAGACAAAACGCACATTGGGGGAGATCACGTTACCAACATATGCCCAAGAGGTCAATCTCTTGGAATTGTTTTGCATAATTGACGTGGATTCAAGTTACAACATAATCATGGGAAGACCATGGATACACAACTTGAAGGCGGTACCATCAACATATCACCAAGTATTAAAATTCCCAACACCATGGGGGGCTCAAGAAATAAGAGGTGATCAAACCATGGCTCAGGACTGTTACATGATGTGTCTAAAGCCTACTGTCCAACATCAGGGAGACAAGACGCCTGTAGCCACGGTAACAGGTCCGGAGCAATTAGCTGAAGTAGATTTGACAGCAGGGGATAAGAAGGTGTTAATTGGTGAAGACCTTTCTCCAACAATTGAAGCCAACTTGATAA ACCCTAGCTACACACACGTCCAACAAAAACGAAGAAAGTTTGCGGTTGACAGAAACAAGATAATAAATGACGAGGTGGAAAGGCTCATCAAGGCTGGCATGATTAAAGAAGTTAATTACCCCGAATGGTTAGCGAATGTCGTCATCATACAGAAGAAAAATGGGAAATGGAGAGTTTGTGTTGATTACACGGATTTGAACAAAGCTTGCCCTAAAGATCCTTATCCATTACCTCACATTGACACCATGGTGGATTCAATGGCTGGTCATGAATTACTCACGTTCCTGGACGCGTCGAGTGGCTTCATTCAAATCCAAATGGAACTGTCTGACTGCGAAAAGACTGCATTTATAACAGACAGGGGGATATACTATTATCTGGCCATGCCTTTTGGATTGAGAAATGCTGGAGCTACGTTTCAAAGACTGGTCAACAAAATGTTTAAAGAACAGATAGGACGGATAATGGAAGTCTACATTGACGACATGGTCAAcaagtga